A window of the Lactuca sativa cultivar Salinas chromosome 7, Lsat_Salinas_v11, whole genome shotgun sequence genome harbors these coding sequences:
- the LOC111890954 gene encoding serine/threonine/tyrosine-protein kinase HT1 — MGISCFNPFRFKKKEKPISYPSSSSKSPWKTEMENMERKRFDSLESWSMILDSENVETWEVAKEDQEEWTADLSQLFIGNKFASGAHSRIYRGIYKQRAVAVKMVRIPTHKEETRIMLEQQFKSEVSLLSRLYHPNIVQFIAACKKPPVYCIIMEYMSQGTLRMYLNKKEPYSLSTETVLRLALDISRGMEYLHSQGVVHRDLKSNNLLLNDEMRVKVADFGTSCLETQTQESKGNMGTYRWMAPEMVKEKAYTRKVDVYSFGIVLWELITALLPFQGMTPVQAAFAVAEKNERPPLPASCQPALAHLIKRCWAAEPSKRPDFTEIVQALEKYDECVREGLPLTLHSGLITKNMILDRLKCCVAMSSNSIPVHA, encoded by the exons ATGGGTATTTCTTGTTTCAATCCTTTTAGATTCAAGAAAAAGGAGAAACCCATTTCATACCCATCTTCTTCATCAAAATCCCCGTGGAAAACTGAGATGGAAAACATGGAGAGAAAAAGATTTGACAGTCTTGAATCATGGTCAATGATTTTGGATTCGGAAAACGTGGAGACATGGGAAGTGGCTAAGGAAGATCAAGAAGAATGGACAGCTGATCTTTCACAGCTATTCATTGGCAATAAGTTTGCTTCTGGTGCTCATAGTAGGATTTACAGAGGGATTTACAAGCAAAGAGCTGTGGCTGTGAAAATGGTGAGGATCCCAACTCATAAAGAAGAAACAAGAATCATGCTTGAACAACAGTTCAAATCAGAAGTTTCTTTGCTTTCTAGACTCTATCATCCCAACATAGTGCAG TTCATCGCAGCTTGTAAAAAGCCTCCAGTATATTGTATCATAATGGAGTACATGTCACAAGGGACACTAAGGATGTACTTAAACAAGAAAGAACCATACTCGCTCTCAACGGAGACTGTATTGAGGCTTGCCCTAGACATATCAAGGGGAATGGAGTATCTTCATTCTCAAGGGGTAGTTCATCGAGACCTAAAGTCAAACAACCTGCTCCTTAACGACGAAATGAGAGTGAAGGTGGCTGATTTTGGGACCTCATGCCTTGAGACACAAACACAAGAATCAAAAGGAAATATGGGGACTTATCGTTGGATGGCTCCTGAAATGGTGAAGGAGAAAGCTTATACTCGAAAAGTTGATGTGTATAGCTTTGGGATCGTATTATGGGAGCTCATAACTGCTTTGCTCCCGTTTCAAGGGATGACTCCTGTACAAGCTGCATTTGCTGTAGCCGAAAAG AATGAACGACCACCACTCCCTGCAAGCTGCCAACCGGCCCTTGCACACCTGATCAAGCGATGTTGGGCAGCAGAACCATCAAAGCGACCAGATTTCACAGAGATCGTTCAGGCTTTGGAGAAATACGATGAATGTGTGAGGGAAGGGCTTCCACTCACTCTTCACTCCGGACTCATCACCAAAAACATGATACTGGATCGTTTGAAATGTTGTGTGGCTATGAGCTCAAATTCGATACCTGTACATGCTTAA